The following nucleotide sequence is from Salvia splendens isolate huo1 chromosome 2, SspV2, whole genome shotgun sequence.
ATCATAGTGGAGGATGACAGGATATTCACCCACGGGAGCATTTGTGCAAATGAAGGTTGGGGTGAGATCTACAACTCGGATAGTGGCAAGTTCGATTGTCCCGATCCAGTCTCTTGCTTTCAGTGGACCGACCAAGTTGTTATGCTATACTATCACCACTTGCTTTACACCAAAAGGAAATTTCACAAACCATGTCAACCATCTCTCCTCTCTTACAACATTGCTGAACAACAATGGGAAATTTTTGCGGACAACCTCCCTCCACCATTATATGATTCTGGAACGAGGAACCTGGTTTATGTGGGGGGCGACATACTATTCATTATCGACTATGCATCTACCTGGTTCGTCTATGATCTGTCCTCCAGAAAGGAGGCAGGGGAAGTGTTCGTGAAGGGGAAGCCAACGCGTGAGCGTGTGCCAGTGAAGGGAGCTTTCTATTCCGGCAACAAAGATATTAAAAGTACTAGTTGGGTCATCTACATATTCATGCCCACGCTCAATAAATACTGTGATCTTGGATACGCCAAGGTCGAAGTTGTCCAAGGTTGGGGCGGGGATTACTTTGCTACATTTCAAATGATGGGTGTCCTGAGAGTCGGTCCCTTTTATGCGATTTATATGTAAGTCTGCTGATTTGAATTGATTTTGGAATTTCTTGGTAATTATGTCGTTAAATGGCAGCATGCTCATTCTTGTACGCAGCTTTGCTGAGAACGACAAGAAAGGGGAAGAGAGTATCTTGTCTTCTTCCTCTGTATCAAAGAAAAAGGTTCAGCAGAAGGTAAAACGTTACCATCTTATCCCTTTGTCTGTCTTAGGTTGTGAGAGTATCTTGTCTTCTAGTAACTTGACATGAGTGTTATCCTTCAGGCTGGAGAAGTAAGATTGTTTATTTTATATGCAGGTCGATTCTGTGGAAAGTTTCTTGCAGTCGCTGGGCCTCGATAAGTATTCGATTACATTTCAGGCTGAAGAAGTATGGCCACTTAATTTTCGTTTCTTTGTTATTCTCAGTTCCGATTTCAGTATGTTCAATTAGTTATTGTGCTTTGATTTTACAGGTCGATATGGCAGCTCTGGTACACATGAGTGATGAAGATCTTAAAGCTATGGGAATTCCAATGGTGATTATTTCCTATTAATCTTTTCTTATTATCATACACTGTTATTTCCACCCTTGAATTGTGTTTTCTTATGTTGCTGCCATAACTATATAAACTAGATTACATGATCTGTCTAGACACCATTCATGAAATAGGGGTTGCAACAACTAGAACGAAAGTAAAAGCTAATTGACTCTGTAAATCGAGTTTAGAAGCAATAGACATTTGATAATACAAAAACTCTTGTAATCAATCCTTTTTCAGTTGATGTTTCTATGCCTGGAAAGATATCTGCTGGGGTAAAAACATGTTCAGGCTCCTAGTCTTGTGCATTCTGAGATTTTGTTGTCATCGGAAAATGTCTGCTCATTTCATGTTCTGCATCAACGTGTCAGGGTCCAAGAAAAAAGATACTTCTGGAATTGGAGTCGAAGCGTGATGACTGAGCGGGGCAAGTCCTTTCGGCGTCCTTGGATGTGGGGGTCGGTCGTGTCAATTGTTGGTGAACCCTGATTGGGGGTGGGTggcttttcttttcttttcttttttttttgtgttcctaaaaCTTTCATGTAGTTCTCTCTCTATGGCAGTTTCAAGTTTTTGTTGGTGAAAGTTTGGCTTGAATGAGCTTATCATTGTAATTGGAATATAGTACATCATATAAATCGAACCTTTAGTTGGTCATTTGTTGGTTTATGTTTGCTGTTCATATTTGGTCTTTTAGTTGGCATATAAGATGTGGGTCGATACAAATATGtcttaaaattatactccctccgtccacgaaaaatagaacactttcattttctgcactcgttttgaaaaaaatgataataaatagttaaagtgatgagaaagaaaagtaagagagaaaataatatagacgagatttctgtacattattctctctcgtactttactttctctctactttaactatttatttaagtGCTCTATATATGTTTCCATATGTGGATTAAGATCTTAAATTACCACTGTAAATTTAAAACTAGGACCAATACTCCACTAGATTATTATCAGTTAAATGTATCATGTCTCACCACCACGTAGACCACCATAAATGAATATCAAGTCACCAACAGCAGCGGCAACATGCCTACATAGCCTTGTTAATTCAACTGCTGCATCTCCTCCAGCAGCATCAGCACTGTATCGACCTGTTCTCGGAGTTGTGACAACAGACTTTGTATCACACCAAACTCCAGCTGCTGTATCCAAAACTGCACAAATACAAATTCAAGATAATCACAAATAATATACATGCAGTTACATATGGAAACATATATAGTAGTGTAATAGATAACCAACATAGGGGGgttggagagagaataatatagacaagAGACTTCATCATCGTGCTGTCAGTATCAAGACAAGATACATAGTACATGTGCAGGTGGTTGTAGCTGCAGAGACCGGTGGTGCCTTAGGTGGTATGGTTAGACAGTTATCAATCGATCAGTTTGAAAATGAAGGCAGACGGGTCAGCTATGGAACTCCAGAAAGTGCAACAGCAGCTAGGAAACTCTTAGATCGCCAAATGTCAATTAACAGTGTACCTAAGAAGGTAATTCACTAATAGAATCATACAatcattttttgaaattttcatcaCAGCCTGTCAACGTCTCAGGTTATTACTCATCTTTTGAAACCTCGCGGGTGGAAGCCTCCAGTTCGAAGACAATTTTTTTGGACTGTAATGAGATTGCTGATCTTTGTGACAGTGTTGAGAGAATATTTGCGACTGAACCAAGTGTGCTACAGCTTAAGGCTCCTATTAAGATATTTGGTGATTTGCACTGTCAATTTGGAGATCTTATGAGGCTTTTTGATGAATATGGATCACCTTCTACTGCAGGAGACATTGCGTGAgttttttaatcaatgttttGCCACTAAAGTTTGTTGCTATGCCATTAAACTGATATGTGGAATTCTTGTCAGACCGTGGCCAACATAGCTTGGAAACCATTACTCTTCTCCTTGCTTGAAGGTATTTGCTTATCTTTAGTAATGTGGACTTTTTCTCCTATTTGTTTCTGGAAATTATTCAATCATATGTATTGTAGTATATCTACTATACCACCCCCTGTAAACACCCTTATATTGTAAACTTTACTGTTATATATACATTCATCACACGTGTATCGGTGTTGTTCCAACTGGCTACTCCTGTGCTCCGGTGATTTCCTTCTCTCTGCATTATATATACACTGTGTTGTGAAATATTTTTAAAGAGGCCGCTGGGTTTAAATGGTGTTTGCTGACAGTAAGGGATGGGGGCGCACCTCAGTACTCCAAAAACAGAGAAATCATCTGAAGATGGTGAAAACGATAGACTTAGGTTTGGTCTATCAGCCATGCAAGGATGGCGTGTCAATATGGAGGATGCTGTAAGTCGTTGGTCAACTCTAATCTCTGTACTTGTTAGTAATGAATTGTAGGAGTACAAATATTGGTATCACGACTTTGTGCAGAATATGACTTTTTCAGTTTTGACAATGCAGAATCTTGTTAGTTAGAGTGTTGTTTACATATTTAATCGAGTGGATTCATGTTTTTTCTGTTTCCTGTTAATTAGAAAGTATGCTTATGCTAAATAGAACAATTGTGGGGTTCAGTTTCTGTGCTTCATACATTCACAAAGAGATTAACTTCATAAAAGTATTGCCTCAACAATGAATTCTGGTGGTGCAAAGTCTAACGTGTGTGCAGTGAACTTCAGTTCATAAGTCAAGTGTTCTTTAGGAATACTTTGATAATGAAGTTTGATATTATGGTAAGGAGGCATCTGCTTCCTGATCCTGAAGAAATCGTAAAGGGATAAGAAAAGAAGGTAGAAGAACAAGTGACGAGTAAGCAATCAATTCCTGAAGAGATATAGGAGGTCGAAAAGTGGTGGTGTTGGTGGGGGGTTGGGCTGATTGTGGAGTAAATTGGATAACTTTAAGTtgaaattattgagaaataattTGCTATTATAGCTACAATATCCCTTTTTGTGTTTCTCTTTCGTAGTTGTATGGAATATGATGTTGTTACTCTTCTTTTAGCATGCTGCAATTCAGTATTTGGATAACACCAGATCATTCTTTGGTGTTTACAACGGTTATCTAGGTATGCTCATCATTATTCTTTGGAgtacttatttattttagaataaGAACTCAGTATCAGTTTCTGACTTTATATTCATTCCTTGAATTTGCAGGTGGTGAGGTTGCCAAATTCTGTGCTTAGTTCCTGCACCAGCAAGTGCCGAAACAGGAAGAATATTCAGCTGGAATGTCGGAACAGCTCTCCGGAAATGTTTCCTCAGGTTATTTGCAAAATACTGTTTATTTACTTCTTCGCTAGCTCTTCACGATTTCTGTCTCATAGAAGTTGGAACTTGTAGAATAGTCAGGCTTGCCTCTCACACGCGTGTCTATTTACTCTAGATTAGGATAAAGGCTGAAGATTAGCAAAATCATGTTTAAAGGTATCTTAGTTTATAAATATCCAATTTAACTCTCTCTCGAAAAGATAACAGGAAGAGTTATGTCTAACTACTATAAATCAAGATACCACATCATTTACAGAATTTATTGTCATCTAAGATCATATCTATTGTTAATGCAGGATGGATGAAATGATGAAGGGACATAGAGGCAGGAGGGAGTTGGCTATCATCGGTAATAGACTAACCAGTCATGATATCCTCGAAGAAG
It contains:
- the LOC121787653 gene encoding uncharacterized protein LOC121787653 isoform X3 yields the protein MEGGLRFRMLWSTADGNVYYHSFDELGLKDCNDRDLVLSGFKRNPKAFPTEVGFFCVGDSLFMAGGVTRNLEPTNGLWSALPPPDGSFSESWTLCPATMKVKRSFPILVPLHDGRIFICGGTNEREGWAEIYNPKKGEFEGTNFPYMEYPLAIIVEDDRIFTHGSICANEGWGEIYNSDSGKFDCPDPVSCFQWTDQVVMLYYHHLLYTKRKFHKPCQPSLLSYNIAEQQWEIFADNLPPPLYDSGTRNLVYVGGDILFIIDYASTWFVYDLSSRKEAGEVFVKGKPTRERVPVKGAFYSGNKDIKSTSWVIYIFMPTLNKYCDLGYAKVEVVQGWGGDYFATFQMMGVLRVGPFYAIYIMLILVRSFAENDKKGEESILSSSSVSKKKVQQKVDSVESFLQSLGLDKYSITFQAEEVDMAALVHMSDEDLKAMGIPMGPRKKILLELESKRDD
- the LOC121787653 gene encoding uncharacterized protein LOC121787653 isoform X1, translated to MRVSFFRANFIVWWLISFIDSIGDIVVLNLAHMEGGLRFRMLWSTADGNVYYHSFDELGLKDCNDRDLVLSGFKRNPKAFPTEVGFFCVGDSLFMAGGVTRNLEPTNGLWSALPPPDGSFSESWTLCPATMKVKRSFPILVPLHDGRIFICGGTNEREGWAEIYNPKKGEFEGTNFPYMEYPLAIIVEDDRIFTHGSICANEGWGEIYNSDSGKFDCPDPVSCFQWTDQVVMLYYHHLLYTKRKFHKPCQPSLLSYNIAEQQWEIFADNLPPPLYDSGTRNLVYVGGDILFIIDYASTWFVYDLSSRKEAGEVFVKGKPTRERVPVKGAFYSGNKDIKSTSWVIYIFMPTLNKYCDLGYAKVEVVQGWGGDYFATFQMMGVLRVGPFYAIYIMLILVRSFAENDKKGEESILSSSSVSKKKVQQKVDSVESFLQSLGLDKYSITFQAEEVDMAALVHMSDEDLKAMGIPMGPRKKILLELESKRDD
- the LOC121787653 gene encoding uncharacterized protein LOC121787653 isoform X2, with translation MRVSFFRANFIVWWLISFIDSIGDIVVLNLAHMEGGLRFRMLWSTADGNVYYHSFDELGLKDCNDRDLVLSGFKRNPKAFPTEVGFFCVGDSLFMAGGVTRNLEPTNGLWSALPPPDGSFSESWTLCPATMKVKRSFPILVPLHDGRIFICGGTNEREGWAEIYNPKKGEFEGTNFPYMEYPLAIIVEDDRIFTHGSICANEGWGEIYNSDSGKFDCPDPVSCFQWTDQVVMLYYHHLLYTKRKFHKPCQPSLLSYNIAEQQWEIFADNLPPPLYDSGTRNLVYVGGDILFIIDYASTWFVYDLSSRKEAGEVFVKGKPTRERVPVKGAFYSGNKDIKSTSWVIYIFMPTLNKYCDLGYAKVEVVQGWGGDYFATFQMMGVLRVGPFYAIYIFAENDKKGEESILSSSSVSKKKVQQKVDSVESFLQSLGLDKYSITFQAEEVDMAALVHMSDEDLKAMGIPMGPRKKILLELESKRDD